A genomic segment from Stappia indica encodes:
- a CDS encoding NAD(P)/FAD-dependent oxidoreductase, translated as MFSSKQISASLWADTAPPRQAGPAVAGRIETDVAVIGGGFSGLSTALHLARAGHQVTVLEGMEVGFGGSGRNNGQVIPTMTAAEPDAIETRFGEAGERFVALVRDSASYLFDTVREEGIDCEGEQTGWFQPAHRESRLKLSRARVEAWAKRGAPARLVEAAECAELLGSDRWFGGMYNPTGGHINPLALARGLASACEAKGVAIREKSPVEAVERRDGRWHLRTPTGEVVARAVMLASNAYTGFLSSELAPKVARSVVPVLSWQMATRPLTDEQREAVVPGRQAVSDTHGDLQFFRYDKRNRLVTGGALALGHNGPDRLREIVGRRLQTAFPVLGKPEFDFVWNGYIGMTEDRFPFICQLGPDFWCWAGCNGRGVALSVSLGREFAAAIAGTPVSQLALPMSDPKPIPMHGLVTTFAPPVMLQLYRWRDGRD; from the coding sequence ATGTTTTCCAGCAAGCAGATCTCGGCATCCCTTTGGGCGGACACCGCCCCGCCGCGCCAGGCAGGCCCGGCCGTCGCCGGCCGCATCGAGACCGATGTGGCGGTCATCGGCGGGGGATTCTCGGGCCTTTCCACGGCGCTGCACCTGGCAAGGGCCGGGCACCAGGTCACGGTGCTGGAAGGCATGGAGGTCGGCTTCGGCGGATCGGGCCGCAACAACGGCCAGGTGATCCCGACCATGACGGCGGCAGAGCCGGACGCGATCGAGACGCGATTCGGCGAGGCCGGCGAGCGGTTCGTCGCCCTGGTGCGCGACAGCGCCTCCTACCTGTTCGATACCGTCCGCGAGGAAGGGATCGACTGCGAGGGCGAGCAGACCGGCTGGTTCCAGCCCGCGCATCGGGAAAGCCGGCTGAAGCTGAGCCGGGCCCGCGTCGAGGCCTGGGCAAAGCGCGGCGCGCCGGCGCGCCTGGTGGAAGCGGCCGAATGCGCCGAGCTGCTCGGCTCGGATCGCTGGTTCGGCGGCATGTACAACCCGACCGGCGGCCATATCAATCCGCTGGCGCTGGCCCGCGGGCTGGCAAGCGCCTGCGAGGCCAAGGGCGTCGCGATCCGCGAGAAAAGCCCGGTCGAGGCGGTGGAGCGGCGCGACGGCCGCTGGCACCTGCGCACGCCGACCGGAGAGGTCGTCGCCCGCGCCGTGATGCTGGCCAGCAATGCCTATACCGGTTTCCTGTCCTCTGAGCTGGCGCCGAAGGTGGCGCGCTCCGTCGTGCCGGTCCTGTCCTGGCAGATGGCGACGCGCCCGCTCACCGATGAGCAGCGCGAGGCGGTGGTGCCGGGCCGCCAGGCGGTCTCCGACACCCATGGCGACCTGCAGTTCTTCCGCTACGACAAGCGGAACCGCCTGGTGACCGGCGGCGCGCTGGCGCTCGGTCACAACGGCCCGGACCGGCTGCGCGAGATCGTCGGCCGCCGGCTGCAGACGGCCTTCCCGGTGCTCGGCAAGCCGGAATTCGACTTCGTGTGGAACGGCTATATCGGCATGACCGAGGACCGCTTCCCCTTCATCTGCCAGCTCGGCCCCGACTTCTGGTGCTGGGCCGGCTGCAACGGCCGCGGCGTCGCCCTTTCGGTGTCGCTCGGCCGGGAATTCGCAGCGGCGATCGCCGGCACGCCGGTCTCGCAACTCGCCCTGCCGATGTCCGATCCCAAGCCAATCCCCATGCACGGTCTGGTCACGACCTTCGCCCCGCCGGTGATGCTCCAGCTCTACCGGTGGCGCGACGGCCGCGACTGA
- a CDS encoding L-2-amino-thiazoline-4-carboxylic acid hydrolase: MTQETTTEPVVTLDMLKAAFAMRAKAYAHMFDVLREAYGADRAVELIGESTRRLGQDMGKKFAHLGPDNLPGLKDAFIGGIPCSAQMFAPEIKKCDDESLEIQFHRCPLKDTWTEQGRNEEDLELLCKAAGAIDGGLFTEAGFTFKGETWTKGKTGCCLLRVEPGANAG; the protein is encoded by the coding sequence ATGACCCAGGAAACCACCACCGAACCGGTCGTCACGCTCGACATGCTGAAGGCGGCCTTCGCCATGCGCGCCAAGGCCTATGCGCACATGTTCGACGTCCTGCGCGAGGCCTATGGCGCCGACCGCGCCGTCGAGCTGATCGGCGAATCCACCCGTCGTCTCGGCCAGGACATGGGCAAGAAGTTCGCGCATCTGGGCCCCGACAACCTGCCGGGCCTGAAGGACGCCTTCATCGGCGGCATCCCGTGCTCGGCGCAGATGTTTGCGCCCGAGATCAAGAAGTGCGACGACGAGAGTCTGGAAATCCAGTTCCACCGCTGTCCGCTGAAGGACACGTGGACGGAGCAGGGCCGCAACGAGGAAGACCTCGAGCTGCTCTGCAAGGCTGCCGGAGCCATCGACGGCGGCCTGTTTACCGAGGCCGGGTTTACCTTCAAGGGAGAAACCTGGACAAAGGGCAAGACCGGTTGCTGCCTGCTGCGGGTGGAGCCGGGCGCGAACGCAGGCTGA
- a CDS encoding ABC transporter substrate-binding protein, with the protein MTMSRRTTLGLLAGVAGMLAVPFGALAEGPVYLGYQLPLTGNTAQYGQDFKTAAEIALKDFNASGKMKVPVEIIFEDSRSDAKEGVAIARKFVDDDRIVAALGDFTSTVSMAAAQVYKRAEMAQLSQTASHPDFAKISEWQFRNITTQAQEGVYNADWMNEQGLKKIAVIAEQTDWGQSVVKDFAEKVKANGGEVVFTEFFNRGLPDFRSIITKIERAKPDAIYTGFFYEDGAQFLKQMKQLSVETPVYSTSAAYNQKLVELAGPAAEGLFLTVTFLPNSENENVKTFVDEWKAARDGAEPGQFPAQAYDAVNIMLEAVARAYPDVSRQNVRDELAKTKDFPGVTGVTSFDENGEALKQLTKATVSGGQFVPLK; encoded by the coding sequence ATGACGATGTCTCGCAGGACCACCCTCGGGTTGCTCGCCGGCGTTGCCGGCATGCTCGCCGTGCCGTTCGGTGCGCTGGCCGAGGGGCCGGTTTATCTCGGCTACCAGCTGCCGCTGACCGGCAACACGGCGCAGTACGGCCAGGACTTCAAGACGGCCGCCGAGATCGCCCTCAAGGACTTCAACGCCTCCGGCAAGATGAAGGTGCCGGTGGAGATCATCTTCGAGGACTCCCGCTCCGACGCGAAGGAAGGCGTTGCCATCGCCCGCAAGTTCGTCGACGACGACCGCATCGTCGCGGCGCTCGGCGACTTCACCTCCACCGTCTCGATGGCCGCTGCCCAGGTCTACAAGCGCGCCGAGATGGCCCAGCTGAGCCAGACCGCCTCGCATCCGGACTTCGCCAAGATCTCCGAGTGGCAGTTCCGCAACATCACCACGCAGGCCCAGGAAGGCGTCTACAACGCCGACTGGATGAACGAGCAGGGCCTGAAGAAGATCGCGGTGATCGCCGAGCAGACCGACTGGGGCCAGTCGGTGGTCAAGGACTTCGCCGAGAAGGTGAAGGCCAATGGCGGCGAGGTGGTCTTCACCGAGTTCTTCAACCGCGGCCTGCCGGACTTCCGCTCGATCATCACCAAGATCGAGCGCGCCAAGCCGGATGCGATCTACACGGGCTTCTTCTATGAGGACGGCGCCCAGTTCCTCAAGCAGATGAAGCAGCTGAGCGTCGAGACCCCGGTCTATTCGACCTCCGCCGCGTACAACCAGAAGCTCGTCGAGCTCGCCGGCCCGGCCGCCGAAGGCCTGTTCCTGACGGTCACCTTCCTGCCCAACAGCGAGAACGAGAACGTCAAGACCTTCGTCGACGAGTGGAAAGCCGCCCGCGACGGCGCCGAGCCCGGCCAGTTCCCGGCCCAGGCCTATGACGCGGTGAACATCATGCTCGAGGCCGTCGCCCGTGCCTATCCGGACGTCTCGCGCCAGAACGTCCGCGACGAGCTGGCCAAGACCAAGGACTTCCCGGGCGTCACCGGCGTCACCTCCTTCGACGAGAACGGCGAGGCCCTGAAGCAGCTCACCAAGGCGACGGTGTCGGGCGGCCAGTTCGTCCCGCTCAAGTAA
- a CDS encoding branched-chain amino acid ABC transporter permease, protein MIDPYYLQQLTIGISLGMVYALMAIGFTLIFGVLNVVNFAHGEVYTIGAFAGIMAIAAFGPPFLVIVFIVLAVGALAGFSLERVAFRPFRRFSDEASLKSRAMREATLMSSLAMSIIAREAMELLFGSEFQTIDISYLINKPISLGPVTIVNGDIIIFVVSVLMLGGLQWLLRYSSIGLSIRAVSNNPLGAKYVGINTDRTIVLTFVIGSMMGALAGILVGLYYGAVFPSMGFIPGVKAFVAMVMGGLSSIPGAVIAALVLGVAESLSTTFVSSVWADMVAYLFLIVTLVFFPQGLFGARRERV, encoded by the coding sequence GTGATCGATCCCTATTACCTGCAACAGCTGACGATCGGCATATCCCTGGGCATGGTCTATGCCCTGATGGCCATCGGTTTCACGCTGATCTTCGGCGTTCTCAACGTCGTCAACTTCGCCCATGGCGAGGTCTACACGATCGGCGCCTTCGCCGGCATCATGGCGATCGCCGCCTTCGGCCCGCCGTTCCTCGTCATCGTCTTCATCGTCCTGGCGGTCGGTGCGCTGGCAGGCTTCAGCCTGGAAAGGGTGGCGTTCAGACCATTCCGAAGATTCTCGGACGAAGCCTCGCTGAAATCGCGGGCCATGCGCGAGGCGACACTGATGTCCTCGCTGGCCATGTCGATCATCGCCCGCGAGGCCATGGAGCTGCTGTTCGGGTCCGAGTTCCAGACCATCGACATCAGCTACCTGATCAACAAGCCGATCTCGCTCGGCCCGGTCACCATCGTCAACGGCGACATCATCATCTTCGTGGTCTCGGTGCTGATGCTGGGCGGCCTGCAGTGGCTGCTGCGCTACAGCTCCATCGGCCTGTCGATCCGCGCGGTGTCGAACAATCCGCTGGGCGCGAAATATGTCGGCATCAACACCGACCGCACCATCGTGCTGACCTTCGTCATCGGCTCGATGATGGGCGCGCTCGCCGGCATTCTCGTCGGCCTCTACTACGGCGCGGTGTTCCCCTCGATGGGCTTCATCCCGGGGGTCAAGGCCTTCGTCGCCATGGTCATGGGCGGGTTGAGCTCGATTCCGGGTGCGGTGATCGCGGCGCTGGTGCTGGGTGTGGCGGAAAGCCTGTCGACGACCTTCGTGTCGTCGGTCTGGGCCGACATGGTCGCGTATCTCTTCCTCATCGTCACCTTGGTGTTCTTCCCGCAGGGGCTCTTCGGAGCGAGGAGGGAACGTGTCTAA
- a CDS encoding branched-chain amino acid ABC transporter permease, which produces MSKDFIQSAGLKLVILAVLFVALPLLLVSLDKGYIYQVVMLALIFSLLAVSLQLVTGIAGLLHLGHAAFYGVGAYIAALAGADYGIGFTLGLPLAGLGAAAIAFVVALPTMRLVSIYFAVATLGIGQMIFLVLQNWVEVTKGPNGVSLFSGIDLFGYTVDSELGIYFVVATIVCISIWVIHRLSHSYYGNALRSLREDDQCADAMGINTVRLKIESFMISSFFAGIAGALWAYTTGYISPVDFDFAESILILAMVVVGGLGSIPGAIIGALLLILLPEALRGVGDMRNIIVGFVLFFSILFLPKGLFGEVPALNFVRRQFGSAWQDNPDKQKVGWK; this is translated from the coding sequence GTGTCTAAGGACTTCATTCAGTCGGCGGGCCTGAAGCTCGTCATCCTGGCGGTGCTCTTCGTCGCCCTTCCGCTCCTCCTGGTGTCCCTGGACAAGGGCTACATCTACCAGGTGGTCATGCTGGCCCTGATCTTCTCGCTGCTGGCCGTGTCGCTGCAGCTGGTCACGGGCATTGCCGGGCTGCTGCATCTGGGTCACGCCGCCTTCTACGGCGTCGGCGCCTATATCGCGGCGCTGGCCGGGGCCGACTACGGCATCGGCTTCACCCTCGGCCTGCCGCTGGCGGGCCTCGGCGCGGCGGCCATCGCCTTCGTCGTTGCCCTGCCGACCATGCGTCTCGTCAGCATCTACTTCGCCGTCGCCACGCTCGGCATCGGCCAGATGATCTTCCTCGTCCTGCAGAACTGGGTCGAGGTGACGAAGGGGCCGAACGGCGTCAGCCTGTTCTCCGGGATCGACCTGTTCGGCTACACCGTCGACAGCGAGCTGGGCATCTACTTCGTGGTCGCGACCATCGTCTGCATCTCGATCTGGGTCATCCACCGGCTGAGCCATTCCTACTACGGCAATGCCCTGCGCAGCCTGCGCGAGGACGACCAGTGCGCCGACGCGATGGGCATCAACACGGTGCGGCTGAAGATCGAGTCCTTCATGATCTCGTCCTTCTTCGCCGGCATCGCGGGTGCCCTGTGGGCCTACACCACGGGCTATATCTCGCCGGTGGACTTCGACTTCGCGGAATCGATCCTGATCCTCGCCATGGTCGTGGTCGGCGGCCTGGGCAGCATTCCCGGCGCCATCATCGGCGCCCTGCTGTTGATCCTGCTGCCCGAGGCCCTGCGCGGGGTGGGCGACATGCGCAACATCATCGTCGGCTTCGTGCTGTTCTTCTCGATCCTGTTCCTGCCCAAGGGACTGTTCGGCGAGGTTCCGGCGCTCAACTTCGTCCGCCGTCAGTTCGGCTCCGCCTGGCAGGACAATCCCGACAAGCAGAAGGTGGGCTGGAAATGA
- a CDS encoding ABC transporter ATP-binding protein, producing MTAMLEVDNVSRRFGGLMAVDSVTTTVGERELVGLIGPNGAGKTTLFNLISGFTPVSSGEIRYRGEKISGLKPSVIASKGISRTFQNLRVFPNMTVFDNVSVGAVGAIGQSPWQAIAGGSKGSKQISERSWEALEKVQLTQYANDLAANLAYGKRKYLEIARALAMNPDLLILDEPAAGLNDSETAELASFIKDLHSSGITVMLVEHDMGLVMSICERIVVLASGKKIADAEPSVVRQNREVLEAYLGVDE from the coding sequence ATGACCGCCATGCTCGAGGTGGACAATGTGTCCCGGCGCTTCGGCGGCCTCATGGCTGTCGACAGCGTCACCACCACCGTCGGGGAGCGGGAACTCGTCGGCCTGATCGGCCCGAACGGCGCCGGCAAGACGACGCTGTTCAACCTGATCTCCGGCTTCACCCCGGTCTCGTCGGGCGAGATCCGCTATCGCGGCGAAAAGATCAGCGGCCTCAAGCCGTCGGTCATCGCCTCGAAGGGCATCTCGCGCACGTTCCAGAACCTGCGCGTCTTCCCGAACATGACCGTGTTCGACAACGTCTCCGTCGGCGCGGTCGGGGCTATCGGCCAGAGCCCCTGGCAGGCGATCGCCGGGGGATCGAAGGGATCGAAGCAGATTTCCGAACGCAGCTGGGAGGCGCTGGAGAAGGTCCAGCTGACCCAGTATGCCAACGATCTTGCGGCCAACCTTGCCTATGGCAAGCGCAAGTATCTGGAGATCGCCCGCGCGCTGGCGATGAACCCGGACCTGCTGATCCTTGACGAACCGGCCGCGGGACTGAACGATTCCGAGACGGCGGAGCTGGCCTCCTTCATCAAGGACCTGCATTCCAGCGGCATTACCGTCATGCTCGTCGAGCACGACATGGGCCTCGTGATGAGCATTTGCGAGCGCATTGTCGTGCTGGCGTCCGGCAAGAAGATCGCCGATGCGGAACCGTCGGTCGTCCGGCAGAACCGCGAGGTCCTGGAAGCCTATCTGGGGGTGGACGAGTGA
- a CDS encoding ABC transporter ATP-binding protein, giving the protein MNVLEIANLSLRIGVQDILHDISLDVAEKGIYAILGANGVGKTSLMRCISGIYHPTGGEIRYEGNNIVGLKSHQIVDLGILQAPEGRQIFSNMSVLENLTIGGGPLKTAELDRVLGLFPKLKERLKQGAGSLSGGEQQMLCIGRALMRRPKVLLLDEPSLGLAPMLVRFIFDLVEEIRAQGYSILIVEQNAKAALRIADRAAVIEGGKIVMEGSAKELASDSRVADAYLGGHVAAH; this is encoded by the coding sequence GTGAACGTTCTCGAAATCGCAAACCTGTCCCTGCGGATCGGCGTCCAGGACATCCTGCACGACATCAGCCTGGACGTCGCCGAGAAGGGCATCTACGCCATTCTCGGCGCCAACGGTGTCGGCAAGACCAGCCTGATGCGCTGCATCTCCGGCATCTACCACCCGACCGGCGGCGAGATCCGCTACGAGGGCAACAACATCGTCGGCCTGAAGAGCCACCAGATCGTCGATCTGGGCATTCTCCAGGCCCCCGAGGGGCGGCAGATCTTCTCCAACATGAGCGTGCTGGAGAACCTGACCATCGGCGGCGGACCGCTGAAGACGGCGGAGCTCGACCGGGTGCTCGGGCTGTTCCCGAAGCTGAAGGAACGGCTCAAGCAGGGCGCGGGCTCCCTGTCGGGCGGCGAGCAGCAGATGCTGTGCATCGGCCGTGCGCTGATGCGCCGGCCCAAGGTTCTGTTGCTCGACGAGCCCTCGCTCGGCCTTGCGCCGATGCTGGTGCGCTTCATCTTCGACCTCGTCGAGGAGATCCGCGCGCAGGGCTACTCGATCCTGATCGTCGAGCAGAACGCCAAGGCGGCGCTGCGCATCGCCGACCGGGCCGCCGTCATCGAGGGCGGCAAGATCGTCATGGAAGGCTCCGCCAAGGAGCTGGCCAGTGACAGCCGCGTCGCCGACGCCTATCTGGGTGGGCATGTCGCGGCGCACTAG
- a CDS encoding L-2-amino-thiazoline-4-carboxylic acid hydrolase, whose amino-acid sequence MTLPMIEKRRIEAAVLKHVFDVLVERHGREEAEKVIGEAVSNSAIAQGKEFREKEPQEPNLENFADLLPLWQMDDALQIEVLEKGPDRLDFNVKRCRYSEVYKEMGLGDIGHLLSCNRDGDFCIGYNPKMELTRTQTIMKGASHCDFRYRLKPAAE is encoded by the coding sequence ATGACGCTGCCGATGATCGAGAAACGCCGGATCGAGGCCGCGGTCCTCAAGCACGTCTTCGATGTGCTGGTGGAGCGGCACGGGCGCGAGGAAGCGGAAAAGGTGATCGGCGAGGCCGTCTCCAACTCCGCCATCGCGCAGGGCAAGGAGTTCCGGGAGAAGGAGCCGCAGGAGCCCAACCTCGAGAACTTCGCCGACCTGCTGCCGCTGTGGCAGATGGACGACGCGCTGCAGATCGAGGTGCTGGAGAAAGGGCCGGACCGGCTCGACTTCAACGTCAAGCGCTGCCGCTATTCCGAGGTCTACAAGGAGATGGGGCTCGGCGACATCGGCCACCTGCTCTCCTGCAATCGCGATGGCGACTTCTGCATCGGCTACAACCCGAAGATGGAGCTGACGCGCACCCAGACGATCATGAAGGGCGCGTCCCATTGCGACTTCCGCTACCGGCTGAAGCCGGCGGCCGAATAA
- a CDS encoding DMT family transporter, with amino-acid sequence MPSDAGRLRDHPKSGQPAPDPNGTDQGQPPPPGDRRPLIEGLLATGAGNINNACVKLLAVMPTSQLILLRAVGTIFILLPLMIRRGLRWPPRVVLARAALEAVATAGLMHALTLAPLSFVATVMMTIPIGVMAMNWLLAGEPLSPRGRILLLLAFSGALIATGPALAGSMEGALSAIGSAAFYVARDMLTSRRASTVPSLELSFTASVATLILAFAMGVVGDWRPLVAGETGIIAAMIVFYILSNLLIASATRARRSTMVAATRYSAVIWAALFDFLLFDLPPRPLTLVGAALIAACGIGLVFTERKRRGP; translated from the coding sequence ATGCCCTCAGATGCCGGCCGATTGCGCGATCACCCCAAATCCGGGCAGCCCGCACCCGATCCGAACGGGACCGATCAGGGCCAGCCGCCGCCCCCCGGCGACCGGCGGCCGCTGATCGAGGGACTGCTGGCGACCGGGGCCGGCAACATCAACAATGCCTGCGTCAAGCTGCTGGCGGTGATGCCGACCAGCCAGCTGATCCTGCTGCGGGCGGTCGGCACGATCTTCATCCTGTTGCCGCTGATGATCCGGCGGGGCCTGCGCTGGCCGCCGCGCGTGGTGCTGGCGCGCGCCGCGCTGGAGGCCGTCGCGACGGCAGGGTTGATGCATGCGCTCACCCTCGCCCCGCTCAGCTTCGTCGCCACGGTGATGATGACGATCCCCATCGGGGTGATGGCGATGAACTGGCTGCTGGCGGGCGAGCCCCTGTCGCCGCGCGGGCGCATCCTGCTGCTGCTGGCGTTTTCCGGCGCGCTGATCGCCACCGGCCCGGCGCTGGCCGGCAGCATGGAAGGCGCCCTTTCGGCCATCGGCTCGGCCGCCTTCTATGTGGCCCGCGACATGCTGACGAGCCGGCGCGCCTCGACCGTGCCCAGCCTCGAACTGTCGTTCACGGCCAGCGTCGCGACGCTGATCCTGGCATTCGCGATGGGTGTCGTCGGCGACTGGCGGCCGCTGGTCGCGGGCGAGACGGGCATCATCGCGGCGATGATCGTCTTCTACATCCTCAGCAACCTGCTGATCGCCTCGGCAACGCGGGCGCGCCGCTCGACCATGGTCGCCGCCACCCGCTATTCGGCGGTGATCTGGGCCGCCCTCTTCGATTTTCTGCTGTTCGACCTGCCGCCGCGCCCGCTGACGCTGGTCGGCGCAGCGCTGATCGCCGCCTGCGGCATCGGCCTCGTCTTCACCGAAAGAAAACGGCGCGGCCCGTGA
- a CDS encoding 2-dehydro-3-deoxy-6-phosphogalactonate aldolase, with amino-acid sequence MTLREALAACPLIAILRGVTPAEITDVADVLFEAGFRIIEVPLNSPDPFASIGKLAKSHGERALIGAGTVLEPDQCRRLADVGGRLMVAPNYAPDVVAEAQACGLATLPGVATPSEAFAALRQGADALKLFPAEAMEPRALKAWRSVMPKDALLLPVGGIDTTTMAPWCEAGASGFGLGSSLYRPGMSLDQLADKARGLVAAARTAFPAG; translated from the coding sequence ATGACCTTGCGCGAAGCGCTTGCCGCCTGCCCGCTCATTGCCATCCTGCGCGGCGTCACGCCGGCGGAAATCACCGATGTCGCCGACGTCCTGTTCGAGGCCGGCTTCCGCATCATCGAGGTTCCGCTCAACTCGCCCGATCCCTTCGCCAGCATCGGCAAGCTCGCAAAGTCCCACGGCGAGCGCGCGCTGATCGGCGCCGGCACGGTGCTCGAGCCCGACCAGTGCCGCCGGCTTGCCGATGTCGGCGGCCGGCTGATGGTCGCGCCGAACTACGCGCCCGACGTGGTGGCGGAGGCGCAGGCTTGCGGACTGGCGACGCTTCCGGGCGTCGCCACCCCGTCGGAGGCCTTCGCCGCGCTGCGCCAGGGGGCGGACGCGCTGAAGCTCTTCCCGGCCGAGGCGATGGAGCCCCGCGCGCTGAAGGCCTGGCGCAGCGTCATGCCGAAAGACGCGCTGCTGCTTCCCGTCGGCGGCATCGACACCACGACGATGGCGCCCTGGTGCGAGGCCGGCGCCAGCGGCTTCGGCCTCGGCTCCTCGCTCTACCGGCCGGGCATGTCGCTGGATCAGCTTGCGGACAAGGCGCGCGGCTTGGTCGCGGCCGCCCGTACCGCCTTCCCCGCCGGCTGA